A stretch of Camelina sativa cultivar DH55 chromosome 18, Cs, whole genome shotgun sequence DNA encodes these proteins:
- the LOC104760268 gene encoding uncharacterized protein LOC104760268: MKMMGTKGKISMWKTTKERTRLKFLGLGGIKWKRLNFKKMSFLENLRYKIMSIIEAMVLVSKLAFFFLCCGCRF, from the coding sequence ATGAAAATGATGGGGACGAAAGGAAAGATTTCGATGTGGAAGACGACGAAAGAGAGGACGAGGTTGAAGTTTTTGGGACTTGGAGGGATAAAATGGAAGAGATTGAATTTCAAGAAGATGTcgtttttggaaaatttgagaTACAAAATCATGTCTATCATCGAAGCTATGGTTTTGGTATCTAAgcttgctttcttctttctctgttgcGGTTGTAGATTCTAA